The following coding sequences lie in one Spinacia oleracea cultivar Varoflay chromosome 1, BTI_SOV_V1, whole genome shotgun sequence genomic window:
- the LOC110792907 gene encoding vignain, producing the protein MNNAKFLLVLLLTSALLLGLALAYSFEFHESDLASEETLWDLYERWRSHHTVSRDLQEKQKRFNVFKANLHHVHKVNKMDKPYKLKLNMYADMTNHEFRASYGSKTAHYRMFHPRPVTEFMHGRFQDVPVSVDWRAKGAVTPVKNQGRCGSCWAFSTVASVEGINQIKTKQLVSLSEQELVDCDHDNYGCNGGLVEHALGYINKIGGVVAETTYPYHAKDETCNSDKINSPVVKIDGFEVVPENDENALMKAVANQPVSVAIDASGSDMQLYSEGVFNGKCGTDLDHAVTAVGYGVTQDGTKYWIVKNSWGPGWGEKGYIRMQRGVEAKEGICGIAMDACYPIKSSSDNPRQSAQPAKDEL; encoded by the exons ATGAATAATGCTAAGTTTCTCTTGGTTCTTCTTCTCACTTCGGCCCTACTATTAGGTCTTGCTCTTGCATATAGCTTCGAGTTTCACGAGAGTGACCTCGCCTCAGAAGAGACCCTTTGGGATCTATACGAGAGATGGAGGTCTCACCACACCGTCTCTCGGGACTTGCAGGAGAAGCAAAAGAGGTTTAACGTGTTCAAGGCTAATCTTCATCATGTTCATAAGGTAAACAAGATGGATAAGCCTTATAAGCTAAAGCTGAACATGTATGCAGATATGACTAACCACGAGTTTAGAGCCTCTTATGGGTCTAAAACCGCGCATTACAGGATGTTCCACCCACGTCCGGTGACTGAGTTCATGCATGGTAGGTTTCAAGATGTTCCTGTTTCTGTTGATTGGAGAGCTAAAGGAGCTGTTACTCCTGTTAAGAATCAAGGACGTTGCG GTAGTTGTTGGGCATTCTCAACGGTAGCTTCAGTAGAAGGAATAAACCAGATCAAAACCAAACAATTAGTCTCACTCTCTGAACAGGAACTGGTAGATTGTGACCATGACAACTACGGCTGCAATGGAGGACTCGTTGAGCATGCTCTCGGTTACATCAACAAAATCGGTGGAGTTGTCGCTGAAACCACCTACCCTTATCATGCTAAGGACGAAACATGCAACTCCGATAAG ATCAACTCACCGGTAGTTAAGATTGACGGGTTTGAGGTGGTGCCTGAAAATGATGAGAATGCTTTGATGAAAGCAGTGGCAAATCAACCTGTTTCTGTTGCTATTGATGCTAGTGGTTCTGATATGCAGCTCTACTCTGAG GGAGTGTTTAATGGAAAGTGTGGAACAGACTTGGATCATGCAGTAACAGCAGTAGGGTACGGAGTAACACAAGATGGAACCAagtattggatagtgaagaactCGTGGGGCCCCGGATGGGGTGAGAAGGGTTACATTCGGATGCAACGCGGTGTTGAAGCCAAAGAGGGTATTTGTGGTATTGCAATGGATGCTTGTTATCCTATCAAATCGTCTTCGGATAATCCTCGTCAGTCTGCTCAACCTGCTAAAGATGAACTCTGA